The genomic window GCTGGATTCGCCGTGGCCGCGCATGTCGACGTTCGCCACCCGGTACCCGGCCGCGACCAGCGGACCGACCAGGTGCCGGAACTCCTGGCGCCATGTCCCCATGCCGTGTGACAGCACCACCAGCGGACCGTCACCGGCCACGTCACAGGCGAGCTGTCCGTGCTCGAGGGTCACAAACTCGGTCATTCCCGATCCTTTCCAGCGGTCCCCACCTCAGCCGCGGATTGCGGCACGCTGGAATTGAACGCCGGAAAGGCGGCGCTGCCGCGCTGCCGGGCAGGCCGGGTCAGTCGTCTGGCCGATCCGGTCAGTCCCTGACCGGGAGCATCATGCCGGGCAGCACCGCAGAGCGATGCGGCACGCACGTGGCGTCAGCCAGCGTCCCCGTCGACGAGTTCGACCGTGGCCGCGTGGCGTTCGGCGAGGGCGTGGTAGACGGCGGCGTTGTGGTCCACGAAGAGCTTCGCGGTGCCTTCGAGCGGGACGATCTTCTTGGCAGGGCTGCCCATGGCGACCGACTCCGGTGGGATCACCGCGCCCGGTGTGACGGTCGAGCCGGCTGCGACCAGCGAGCGGGTGCCGACGACCGCACCGTCCAGCACGATCGCGCCGTTTCCGACCAGGGCTTGTTCGCCTATCGTGCAGTCGTGGATCAGGCATTGGTGGCCGACCGTCGCGTTCGGGCCGATTTCGCAACCGTTGTGGCCGACGTGGATGACGGTGTTGTCCTGGATGTTCGCGCCCGCGCGGATCGTGATCGTGCCCAGATCGGCGCGGATCACAGCGCCGTACCAGATCGACGCCCCCGCCTCGACGACCACGTCCCCGACCAGTGTCGCGGTCGGGGCGATCCACGCGTCGGGGTGGACGGTCGGGCGCTTACCTTCGAACGAGTACAGCGGCATGCGGCTGAGACTAACCTGCACCGCCGTGAAACCGGTGGGAAAGGACCGGGTGCGCGGTTACCGTGGGCGGGGTCGAGCGAGGAGGGTGGCATGACGGAGATTGCGAAGTCGGGGGCCGCGGTGATCAACCGGGCCGACGGCCGGAACGACGGCGAGGAGTGGACCGAGAACTACACCGAGCTGCCTGGTGGTGCGGGCGTCTCGCTGATTCTGGAGTCGACCACGCAGGAGGGCGCCGGCCCGCGGTTGCACAAGCATCCGTACGCCGAGACGTTCATCATCCGGCGGGGTTCGGCGACGTTCACCGTGGACGGCGAGGAGATCGTCGGTACGGCGGGTCAGATCCTGGTGGTACCGGCCGACACCCCGCACAAGTTCCGGACCGGGCCGGGCGGCTACGAGGCCGTCCACATCCACGCGAACCCGACGTTCGAAACCATCTGGCTGGAGTAGTCAGTCCGGGACCCTTTCCCCTGGCGGTGTGTACGCCGCCAGCAGGGTCGCGGTGATGTACGGCGCTGCGTCGGCGGAGCTGATGCGTCCGGCGAGGATGTCGCTCGCGGCGCCGTGCATCACGTTGTGCATGATGCTGACCAGCCACGACGTCGGCAGGTCGGTCCGGAACGCCCCTTCGGAGCGCCCGCGTTCGAGCAGCCGCTCCACCCGCGCCATCGGGTCGGCGTGCAGTTCGCGCACCCGCCCGGGCGGCAGCGCCTCCTCGGCCGCGATCAACAGCGACCGGAACTGATCCACCAGTTGCCAGCTCGACTCGATCAACCTGGCCAGCGCCGCGCGCGGTTCGCCGGTCAGATCGACCTGACCGAGGGTCTCCTCGCCGGTCGCGATCGCCTGCACGAACACCGCGTCGACGAGTTCCGCGCGGGACGGGAAGTGCCCGTACAGCGTGACCCGCCCGACCCCGGCCGCCTTCGCGATCTCCGACGTACTCGCGGCCGGGTTCCGGCTCAGGCACTCGGCCGCCGCGGTCAGGATCGCGGCGATGTTGCGCTGCGCGTCGGCGCGCCTCGTCGTCGTTGCCATCCTGCGCCTCTCTGATCGCCCGGAGGATCTCGAACACGGCTGTACGAATTCCTCTTGTCGAACACCAGTGTACGAGTTAGCCTGACGAAACAACCCGTACACACCTGTTCAACTTAAGGACGAGCCGATGAATCAACCGGATCCCCGGCGGTGGTGGCTGCTGGGGCTGCTCGCGGTCGCGCAGTTCATGCTGATCCTCGACGTCACCGTGGTGGCGATCGCGCTGCCGAACATCGAGACCGACCTCGGGCTGCGGCGCGAGACCCTGACCTGGGTAGTCAGCGCGTACACGCTGATGTTCGGGGGACTGATGCTGCTCGGCGGTCGCGCGGCCGACCTGTTCGGTTCGCGACGCGTCGTCCTCACCGGCCTCGGCGTCTTCACACTGGCCTCGCTGGTCACCGGTCTCGCGAACGGTCCCGAAGTACTGCTGGCCGGCCGGGTCGCACAAGGTATCGGCGCCGCGATGCTGTCGCCGGCGGCGCTTTCCGTTGTGACGAAGACGTTCGAGGGCGAGGAGCGGAACAAGGCGCTCGGCATCTGGTCCGCGATGGGCGGCGGCGGGTCGGCGATCGGCGTACTGCTCGGCGGCCTGCTCACCGCGGGACCCGGGTGGCAGTGGGTGTTCTACATCAACCTGCCGATCGGGCTGGTCGTGTTCGTACTCCTGCTCCGGATGCTCCCCGCGGATCGACCGGCCGACCAGCAGGGCCGCCTCGACGTACCGGGCGCGCTGCTCGTCACCGCCGGCACCGGTACGGCGATCTACGCGCTGATCAACGCCGGCGACCGCGGCTGGCTGTCCGCCGTGACCCTCGGCACGCTTGCCGGTGCGCTCGTGCTGTACGGCGTGTTCGCTTGGGTGCAGAGCGCCGTACGGTCGCCGCTGATGAACCTGCGGATCCTCACCCGCCGACCCGTTGCCGCAGGCACCTTCATGCTGCTGGTCGCGACCGCGCTGATGATCTCGATGTTCTTCCTCGGATCGTTCTACCTGCAGCATTTCAAGCAGTACGGCGCTTTGCGGACCGGGCTGCTGTTCCTGCCGGTGGCGGTTGCCGCGATCGTCGGCGCGCACCTGGCCGGGAGCTTGGTCGGCAGGATCGGTGCGCGGCCGGTGGCGATCGCCGGGTTCGTGATCACTGCGGTCGGGGTCGCCGCTCCCGCGGTGTGGGAGGGCGCTGCGGTAGTCGTGACCGGGATGACTGTCGGCACGATCGGGCTCGGTGCGGCGTTCGTGGCGTCGTCGACCACGACGTTCGCGCAGATCAACCACCGCGAGGCGGGGTTGGCGTCCGGGATCCTCAGCACGTTCCACGAGTTCGGTGCATCCCTCGGGGTCGCGGTGGTGTCGAGTGTCGCGGCGGCCAGCCTGGCCGGGACCGTGACAACCGGTTTCACCCGCGGCTTCACCTTCGCCGCCGTCACGGGTGCGGTGGCCGCCGTGCTCGCACTCCTCGTCGTACCGTCGTTCAA from Kribbella jejuensis includes these protein-coding regions:
- a CDS encoding gamma carbonic anhydrase family protein; translated protein: MPLYSFEGKRPTVHPDAWIAPTATLVGDVVVEAGASIWYGAVIRADLGTITIRAGANIQDNTVIHVGHNGCEIGPNATVGHQCLIHDCTIGEQALVGNGAIVLDGAVVGTRSLVAAGSTVTPGAVIPPESVAMGSPAKKIVPLEGTAKLFVDHNAAVYHALAERHAATVELVDGDAG
- a CDS encoding MFS transporter yields the protein MNQPDPRRWWLLGLLAVAQFMLILDVTVVAIALPNIETDLGLRRETLTWVVSAYTLMFGGLMLLGGRAADLFGSRRVVLTGLGVFTLASLVTGLANGPEVLLAGRVAQGIGAAMLSPAALSVVTKTFEGEERNKALGIWSAMGGGGSAIGVLLGGLLTAGPGWQWVFYINLPIGLVVFVLLLRMLPADRPADQQGRLDVPGALLVTAGTGTAIYALINAGDRGWLSAVTLGTLAGALVLYGVFAWVQSAVRSPLMNLRILTRRPVAAGTFMLLVATALMISMFFLGSFYLQHFKQYGALRTGLLFLPVAVAAIVGAHLAGSLVGRIGARPVAIAGFVITAVGVAAPAVWEGAAVVVTGMTVGTIGLGAAFVASSTTTFAQINHREAGLASGILSTFHEFGASLGVAVVSSVAAASLAGTVTTGFTRGFTFAAVTGAVAAVLALLVVPSFKPARGEVHVH
- a CDS encoding cupin domain-containing protein, producing MTEIAKSGAAVINRADGRNDGEEWTENYTELPGGAGVSLILESTTQEGAGPRLHKHPYAETFIIRRGSATFTVDGEEIVGTAGQILVVPADTPHKFRTGPGGYEAVHIHANPTFETIWLE
- a CDS encoding TetR/AcrR family transcriptional regulator, with the protein product MATTTRRADAQRNIAAILTAAAECLSRNPAASTSEIAKAAGVGRVTLYGHFPSRAELVDAVFVQAIATGEETLGQVDLTGEPRAALARLIESSWQLVDQFRSLLIAAEEALPPGRVRELHADPMARVERLLERGRSEGAFRTDLPTSWLVSIMHNVMHGAASDILAGRISSADAAPYITATLLAAYTPPGERVPD